The Ensifer adhaerens genome contains a region encoding:
- a CDS encoding LysR family transcriptional regulator yields MRLNQRQLEIFNAIMINKTMTAAAASLGTSQPTISRELRDMEQRIGFELFIRFGKRLTPTNQALLLHEVVRRAFVGMEEISRAASAIRTHNAANCRVATIPAYAEAIIPRVAQRLLKQRPAIHLSLHSLEELSLQHEMATTVFDLGVTEGRFEYQGVISQQIDVGELVCVIPVGHSLSAKRLLAPDDFNDVPFVYFSQDDPYRRKLDDVFFAAGVSRSYAVETTTAASVCSMVSAGVGVSIINPLTAANYLGKGVVFRRFSVSVPYALAVWRPARKSGSMVAGKFTSVLKEVAQEMRATLLSAMDKI; encoded by the coding sequence ATGCGGCTCAATCAACGGCAACTTGAGATTTTCAACGCCATCATGATCAACAAGACCATGACGGCAGCGGCTGCGTCGCTGGGGACGTCGCAGCCGACGATCAGCCGCGAACTGCGTGACATGGAGCAGCGGATCGGCTTCGAGCTCTTCATTCGTTTCGGCAAGCGGCTGACGCCAACCAACCAGGCGCTTCTGCTGCACGAGGTCGTGCGTCGCGCCTTTGTCGGCATGGAGGAAATCAGCCGCGCCGCTTCGGCGATACGGACCCACAATGCGGCGAACTGTCGGGTTGCCACTATCCCGGCCTATGCCGAGGCCATCATTCCCCGAGTAGCACAACGGTTGCTGAAACAGCGTCCAGCCATTCATCTTTCGCTGCATTCTTTAGAGGAACTGTCATTGCAGCACGAAATGGCGACAACCGTATTCGATCTCGGAGTTACCGAAGGACGGTTCGAGTATCAGGGGGTCATCTCGCAGCAGATTGACGTTGGCGAGCTCGTCTGCGTAATACCGGTTGGCCATTCACTCTCGGCAAAGAGGCTTCTCGCGCCGGATGATTTTAATGATGTGCCCTTTGTCTACTTCTCGCAGGACGATCCGTATCGGCGAAAGCTGGATGATGTCTTCTTCGCGGCGGGCGTGTCGCGCAGCTATGCCGTCGAAACGACGACGGCTGCAAGTGTATGTTCGATGGTCTCGGCTGGGGTAGGCGTGTCGATCATCAACCCGTTGACTGCCGCGAACTATCTGGGAAAGGGCGTGGTTTTCAGACGATTTAGCGTTAGCGTGCCCTATGCGCTTGCCGTTTGGCGCCCGGCCCGCAAGTCGGGTTCAATGGTTGCCGGGAAATTTACGTCCGTGCTGAAAGAAGTCGCTCAGGAGATGCGCGCCACTCTGCTGTCTGCGATGGATAAAATCTAG